GCCGGGCTTCGGTCTTGGCGCCCATTTCGGCCAGATGCGGAACAAGATTAGCAATGTCTGCCTTGATGGTTTGGCGCGTTGCGCGACCCGAACGCACGACGGAGCCGCTTCCGGCGCGTTTTTCGATCAGCCCATCACCTGCCAGAGCCTCCAACGCACGGCGAATGGTGACCCGCGAAACGCCATAGGTATCGGCCAGCTTGTTCTCACCGCGCAAACTGGCGCCGTCTTCAATCACGCCGCGCGCAATATCGTCCTTAAGCTGGAGATAAACCCTGCGCGCTTTCCCACCTTCGGGAATGCTGTCTGTCACGTCTGGCGATGGCTGAACGACCATTGACAAAGCTCCGCACTGATTGGTTCAGCCTAACGCCTGTTTTGCGAAATGCAAGATTTTTGTCCTATGATATTCTCAAAACCTGTTTTATATAAGATACAAGTTTTGAGGGGGCGAATGCATGCCATCAATCGCGGTTACGATGATCGAAGGCTATGACGACGAGGCCAAAGAACGGCTTTGCACGGTGCTAACGGGTGCTGTTCGCCAAGTGGTGCCAGCCGATCCAGATGCCATCATCATCACCCTGCACGAGGTGCCAGCTGCCAACTATATGCGCGGTGGCAAGCACCGGCAGCCTGCGCCAGCTTTGCCAGACGCTGCCCAGTTGGTTCGCCAGTTTCTTGGCCACATGGAAGCGCGCGACCTGGGGTCAGCCAAGGCCATGCTCGCCGACACTTTCACGATGACCTTTCCCGGCGGCGTGAGAATGAACACACTGGAAGAAATGATCGCTTGGGCCAAGCCACGCTACAGCTTTGTGAGCAAAACCTACGAGCGCTTTGACACCGCACCAGGTGACGAGGGGCCTACTGTCTATTGCTACGGCACGCTTTCGGGCGAGTGGCTGGACGGCACAGCCCTCGAGGGCATCCGCTTTATCGACCGCTTTGAAACAGCAGGCGGCAAACTGACCCGCCAAGACGTCTGGAACGATATGGGCGAGATGATAAATGGCTGAAACCGACATCGACCCGATTACGCTTGCGGTTCTGGCGGGCCGCATGGAACAGATCGCCGATGAGATGGACGCAACGCTGTTCCGCAGCGCGTTCAACCCGATCATTGCCGAAGCGCACGACGCCTCGCACGGGCTTTATGATGCTGAAACCGGCGATACCCTGATTCAGGGCAAATCGGGCCTGCCGATTTTCGTTGGTGTCATGGCGTTTGCTGTCAAAGCGGTGATCGAAAAGGCCGCGCGCGACGGCGATCTGGCTGACGGCGACGTTTACATTTTTAACGATGCCCACATTGGCGGTACGCATCTTTCCGACATGCGGCTGGTGCGGCCCTATTTCCGTGATGACAAGCTTTTCTGCTACCTTGCATCGGTCGGCCACTGGCACGATCTGGGCGGTGCGGTGCCGGGCAATTACAACCCTTCTGCGCGCGAGGTTTTCCAGGAAGCGGTGGTTCTGCCACCGGTGAAACTGGTGCGCGCTGGCGTGATGCAAACCGACATTATCGACATCATTTTGCGCAACACTCGGCTCCCCCAATCCGCCCGCGGTGATTTGAACGGTCAGCTTTCAGCGCTCGACCTGGGTGTTAAACGCCTTGACGCGCTGCTTGATAGCTATGGTGCTGATACCGTGGGTGCAGCATTC
The DNA window shown above is from Hyphomicrobiales bacterium and carries:
- a CDS encoding tautomerase family protein; this encodes MPSIAVTMIEGYDDEAKERLCTVLTGAVRQVVPADPDAIIITLHEVPAANYMRGGKHRQPAPALPDAAQLVRQFLGHMEARDLGSAKAMLADTFTMTFPGGVRMNTLEEMIAWAKPRYSFVSKTYERFDTAPGDEGPTVYCYGTLSGEWLDGTALEGIRFIDRFETAGGKLTRQDVWNDMGEMING